Proteins found in one Fulvitalea axinellae genomic segment:
- a CDS encoding alkaline phosphatase produces MRTLTLGVLTFALACSTGMAQKKSKFSYPVASDPDKVFQANEDIYTNTKYHHEVKEIKFKGNVKKRAKNVILMVSDGTGTTQFFTAIAANHNKAYIEQMPVTGFSKTASSDRFVTDSAAGATAFSIGEKTYNHAIGVDKNKQPKETILETAEKRGLSTGVVATSKITHATPAAFIAHQEHRNMYEAIAADFVKSDVDLFIGGGRKEFVDRKDGRNLEQELKDKGFTVINKTSDLANAKGQKIAGLLADDHMPRFTERGEMLETATKKAIDVLSQNKKGFFLMVEGSQVDWGGHANNTSMITEEVLDFDKTLGAVLEFAAKDGNTLVIVTADHETGGYSVPYGSMEKSEIVGRFTSPSHTAVMVPVFAFGPGSEEFMGTYENNEIYHKMMKAFRFRKEGI; encoded by the coding sequence ATGAGAACATTAACGCTAGGTGTCCTCACTTTTGCCCTCGCCTGCAGTACAGGTATGGCGCAAAAAAAGTCCAAATTTTCTTATCCCGTAGCCTCGGATCCCGACAAGGTTTTCCAGGCCAACGAGGACATTTACACCAACACCAAGTATCATCACGAGGTGAAGGAAATCAAGTTCAAAGGCAACGTTAAGAAACGCGCCAAGAACGTAATCCTGATGGTGTCGGACGGAACGGGGACAACCCAGTTTTTCACCGCTATCGCCGCCAACCACAACAAGGCTTATATCGAGCAGATGCCTGTTACGGGTTTTTCCAAAACAGCCAGCTCTGACCGCTTTGTTACGGACTCGGCCGCGGGCGCGACGGCTTTCTCTATCGGAGAAAAGACTTACAACCACGCTATCGGTGTTGACAAAAACAAACAGCCTAAAGAGACAATCCTCGAAACCGCTGAGAAAAGAGGGCTTTCTACAGGCGTTGTAGCCACTTCGAAAATCACGCACGCGACTCCGGCCGCTTTCATCGCTCACCAAGAGCACAGAAACATGTACGAGGCTATCGCCGCGGATTTTGTGAAAAGTGATGTCGATTTGTTTATCGGTGGCGGACGCAAAGAGTTTGTAGACCGTAAAGACGGCCGTAACCTTGAGCAAGAGCTCAAAGACAAGGGCTTTACCGTAATAAACAAGACCTCCGACCTTGCGAACGCAAAGGGGCAAAAAATCGCCGGACTTCTGGCCGACGACCACATGCCAAGGTTCACTGAGCGTGGCGAAATGCTTGAAACCGCCACCAAGAAAGCCATTGACGTGCTTTCGCAAAACAAAAAAGGCTTCTTCCTGATGGTTGAGGGCTCGCAAGTGGACTGGGGCGGACACGCCAACAACACCAGCATGATAACCGAAGAGGTTCTTGATTTCGACAAAACCTTAGGGGCTGTTCTTGAATTCGCCGCCAAAGACGGCAACACGCTCGTGATCGTGACTGCTGACCATGAAACTGGCGGATATTCAGTCCCTTACGGCAGTATGGAAAAAAGCGAAATCGTGGGTAGGTTTACTTCCCCGAGCCACACGGCCGTTATGGTTCCGGTATTCGCTTTCGGCCCAGGTTCCGAAGAGTTTATGGGAACTTACGAAAACAACGAGATCTATCACAAAATGATGAAAGCCTTCAGATTCCGTAAGGAAGGAATCTAA
- a CDS encoding glycoside hydrolase family 27 protein — MLNRILTLLACALIVSCQSPKQDTVTEAAKPTRKLTPIMGWASWNNYRVHINEDIIKKQADAMASNGMKEAGYQFINIDDGYFGGRDRKGNLLVHPERFPNGMGKLAEYIHSKGLKAGIYTDGGINTCASYWDKDTIGVGMGLYGHERQDLELMLKDWKYDFIKVDWCGGEWMGLNDKTRYTEIGEMIRELRPDVIYNICRWRFPGEWAPLVGDSWRISGDIANKFESVAHIIDKNADLWKYAGPGHVNDMDMLQIGRGMTYEEDKTHFTMWAVMCSPLMAGNDMTNMSDQTLEILTNKEIIALNQDPLVYQARRVKDYGDLEVWGKPLGSTNSGLVAVTLLNRSKEAKKIGFSLKSVGMDASKGYTARDLWNKKDYPSATTDSLSFEVPSHGVVVLKLDGASLPYNVYQYK; from the coding sequence ATGCTTAACAGGATTCTTACGCTTCTCGCCTGCGCGCTTATCGTCTCCTGCCAGTCCCCGAAACAGGACACGGTGACAGAAGCCGCCAAGCCTACCCGCAAACTTACCCCGATTATGGGTTGGGCCAGCTGGAACAACTACCGCGTACATATCAACGAAGATATCATTAAGAAACAAGCCGACGCCATGGCCTCCAACGGCATGAAAGAAGCCGGCTACCAGTTTATCAATATCGACGACGGCTACTTCGGCGGACGCGACCGCAAGGGCAACTTGTTAGTACATCCCGAACGCTTCCCTAATGGCATGGGCAAACTGGCCGAGTATATCCATTCAAAAGGCCTGAAGGCCGGCATCTACACTGACGGAGGCATCAACACTTGCGCCAGCTACTGGGACAAAGACACCATCGGCGTTGGCATGGGACTCTACGGCCACGAAAGACAGGACTTGGAGCTTATGCTGAAGGACTGGAAATACGATTTCATTAAAGTGGACTGGTGCGGTGGCGAATGGATGGGCCTTAATGACAAGACCCGCTATACGGAAATCGGAGAGATGATCCGTGAACTGCGTCCGGACGTGATCTATAACATCTGTCGCTGGCGCTTCCCGGGCGAATGGGCGCCGCTAGTGGGCGACTCTTGGCGTATTTCCGGCGATATCGCCAACAAGTTTGAGTCTGTAGCACATATCATCGACAAAAACGCCGACCTGTGGAAATACGCCGGTCCCGGACATGTAAACGACATGGATATGCTCCAAATCGGTCGTGGCATGACGTATGAAGAGGACAAAACCCACTTCACTATGTGGGCCGTGATGTGCTCGCCATTGATGGCCGGTAACGACATGACCAATATGAGCGACCAAACTCTTGAGATTCTTACGAACAAGGAGATCATCGCCCTGAACCAGGATCCTTTGGTATACCAAGCCCGTCGCGTAAAAGACTACGGTGATTTGGAAGTATGGGGCAAACCACTCGGCTCCACCAACAGCGGTCTGGTAGCGGTTACTCTTCTGAACCGTTCAAAAGAAGCCAAGAAAATCGGTTTCAGCCTCAAGTCAGTAGGTATGGATGCCTCTAAAGGTTACACCGCCCGCGATCTCTGGAACAAAAAAGACTACCCATCTGCCACTACCGACAGCCTTAGCTTCGAAGTGCCTTCGCATGGCGTGGTTGTCCTTAAGCTTGACGGGGCGTCTTTGCCTTATAATGTTTATCAGTATAAGTAA
- a CDS encoding AbgT family transporter, with protein MSTTTEKEISQNPEETKGLFNKFLSVVEKAGNALPHPATLFAGLALLVVVLSGITAGLGLEVTNPGTGEVIRPVNLMTVEGLHRILTGMVTNFTGFAPLGVVLVAMLGIGIAEGSGLIGALIRLMVLSAPKRMMTFMIVFAGVISNTASEVGYVLLVPLAAIIFLGMKRHPIAGLAAAFAGVSGGYSANLLLGTIDPLLAGISQESANIIHPVAAGLYTVNPASNYFFMFASTFLIALAGTWVTEKIVIPRLGVYEGDEQVESVEPLNDKERRGLKIAGLVVLALLAIIVAGIAPEGGFLRNPDPEMDTMQSILKSPLMKGIVSFIFLLAAGAGIAYGFAAKTYKNDSDVMDGMANSMKTLGSYIVLVFFAAQFVAYFKWTNLGFIFAINGAQMLQALDPGVIPLMIAFILLTCMINMVMGSASAKWTLMAPVFIPMFMQYGVSPELTQLVYRIGDSVTNIISPMMSYFALIVAFIQRYDKKASIGTMIATMLPYSLVFLAVWTILLVIWMLAGWPIGPDAPLDYVMPS; from the coding sequence ATGTCAACTACTACCGAGAAAGAGATCTCACAGAACCCGGAGGAAACGAAGGGCCTTTTCAACAAATTCCTAAGCGTAGTGGAAAAAGCGGGCAACGCCCTGCCCCATCCCGCCACGCTTTTCGCCGGCCTTGCTTTGCTGGTTGTGGTGCTTTCGGGCATTACGGCGGGCCTTGGCCTTGAGGTGACCAACCCCGGCACCGGTGAAGTGATCCGCCCCGTCAACCTGATGACCGTAGAGGGCCTTCACCGCATTTTGACCGGCATGGTGACCAATTTCACAGGATTCGCCCCCTTGGGCGTAGTGCTCGTAGCCATGCTGGGTATCGGCATCGCCGAAGGCAGTGGGCTTATCGGCGCGTTGATCCGCCTGATGGTTCTCTCGGCGCCAAAGCGCATGATGACGTTTATGATCGTCTTCGCCGGCGTTATCTCGAACACCGCCAGTGAGGTGGGTTACGTGCTGTTGGTGCCTTTGGCCGCCATTATCTTCTTGGGCATGAAGCGCCACCCTATCGCCGGACTCGCCGCGGCTTTCGCCGGGGTATCGGGCGGTTATAGCGCAAACCTGCTGTTGGGTACCATTGACCCTCTGTTAGCGGGTATTTCGCAGGAATCGGCCAATATCATTCACCCTGTCGCAGCCGGACTGTATACGGTAAATCCCGCCAGCAATTACTTCTTCATGTTTGCCTCCACTTTCCTGATCGCCCTTGCGGGTACTTGGGTGACGGAGAAAATCGTTATCCCACGCCTTGGCGTATACGAAGGCGACGAACAAGTGGAAAGCGTAGAGCCTCTGAACGACAAAGAACGCCGCGGACTTAAAATAGCCGGGCTTGTTGTGTTGGCACTATTGGCCATTATTGTTGCGGGTATCGCCCCTGAGGGCGGATTCCTCCGTAACCCCGATCCGGAGATGGATACGATGCAGAGCATCCTGAAGTCGCCTTTGATGAAAGGAATCGTGAGTTTCATCTTCCTGTTGGCCGCCGGCGCCGGCATAGCCTACGGATTCGCCGCCAAGACTTACAAAAACGACTCGGACGTAATGGACGGCATGGCCAATTCCATGAAGACTCTGGGCTCGTATATCGTATTGGTGTTTTTCGCCGCACAATTCGTGGCTTACTTCAAGTGGACAAACTTGGGCTTTATCTTCGCCATCAACGGAGCGCAGATGCTACAGGCTTTGGACCCGGGCGTTATTCCGCTGATGATCGCCTTTATCTTGCTTACTTGCATGATCAATATGGTGATGGGATCGGCTTCCGCCAAATGGACCTTGATGGCTCCTGTTTTCATCCCGATGTTTATGCAATACGGCGTTTCTCCTGAGCTTACCCAGCTTGTGTACCGTATCGGTGATAGCGTTACGAATATCATCTCTCCGATGATGTCGTACTTCGCGCTTATCGTGGCCTTTATCCAGCGCTATGACAAGAAAGCCAGCATCGGTACAATGATCGCCACTATGCTACCTTATTCATTGGTGTTCTTGGCCGTATGGACCATACTTCTAGTTATCTGGATGCTCGCCGGTTGGCCGATTGGTCCAGATGCACCGCTTGATTACGTAATGCCTAGCTAA
- a CDS encoding 3'-5' exonuclease family protein has product MALYAVLDIETTGGNTQGERITEIAVFLHDGENVIDEFHTLVNPERSIPPFISNLTGITNDMVKSSPRFFEVAKRLVEITEGATVVAHNAAFDYNFIRREFRELGFEFKRKTLCTVKMSRKLIPGEPSYSLGKLTKSLGIPLDNHHRAKADAYATVKLFELLLATDKEKSVLEDKSLVLHPALSRETLSDLPEEAGVYFFYDEHGNVIYVGKSVNVRQRVFSHFYSNKTKRAIEMRQSVADIDCVVTGSELVALLRESHEIKTLRPKYNRAQRRQAYPYGVYASYDMDGYVRFKIGRNIKGELPVATFASSDAAKNTMFKMVEDYSLCQKLCGLYDTKNACFGRTLKQCAGACVGEELPDAYNLRAQAVIDKFSFSGESFIILDKGRVLGERSVVVVENGRYLGFGFVPVEDAIESPEEFKTYINTYADNKDIRQILKSFLSHKKPERIIKYDEG; this is encoded by the coding sequence ATGGCATTGTACGCGGTACTTGATATTGAGACTACGGGAGGAAACACCCAAGGGGAAAGGATTACGGAAATCGCAGTTTTTTTGCATGACGGCGAAAACGTGATTGACGAGTTCCACACATTGGTCAATCCGGAGCGTTCCATTCCTCCGTTTATTTCCAATCTTACGGGGATTACGAATGATATGGTTAAGTCCTCGCCCAGGTTTTTTGAAGTGGCCAAACGTTTGGTCGAAATCACGGAAGGCGCTACCGTAGTGGCTCATAATGCCGCTTTTGATTATAATTTTATTCGCAGGGAATTCCGTGAGTTGGGTTTTGAGTTTAAGCGGAAAACACTCTGTACGGTTAAGATGAGCAGAAAACTTATTCCTGGCGAACCTTCCTACAGCTTGGGGAAGCTTACGAAATCTTTGGGAATACCGCTCGACAATCATCACCGAGCGAAAGCCGATGCCTATGCTACTGTAAAACTCTTCGAGTTACTTTTGGCGACCGACAAGGAGAAATCCGTATTGGAAGACAAAAGCTTGGTGCTACATCCGGCTCTTTCCAGAGAGACTTTGTCCGATTTGCCGGAGGAGGCTGGCGTTTATTTTTTTTATGATGAACACGGTAACGTGATCTACGTCGGAAAAAGCGTGAACGTCCGTCAGCGGGTGTTTAGCCATTTCTACAGCAACAAAACCAAGCGGGCCATAGAAATGCGCCAGAGCGTGGCCGATATTGATTGTGTGGTAACGGGAAGCGAGCTGGTGGCGTTGTTGAGGGAATCGCACGAGATAAAAACACTGCGTCCAAAGTATAACCGGGCCCAGCGTCGTCAGGCGTATCCTTACGGCGTGTATGCGTCTTATGACATGGACGGTTATGTCCGCTTCAAAATAGGCAGAAACATCAAAGGGGAGCTTCCTGTGGCCACTTTCGCATCTTCGGACGCGGCCAAGAATACTATGTTCAAAATGGTCGAGGATTATTCCCTTTGCCAAAAGCTATGCGGGCTTTACGATACCAAGAACGCTTGCTTCGGACGGACCCTTAAGCAATGCGCCGGCGCATGTGTGGGCGAAGAGCTTCCGGATGCGTACAACCTCCGTGCGCAGGCCGTAATCGACAAATTTTCCTTCAGTGGCGAAAGCTTTATTATTTTGGATAAAGGCCGTGTTTTGGGGGAGCGTAGCGTTGTGGTAGTGGAAAACGGAAGGTACTTGGGGTTTGGCTTCGTGCCGGTAGAGGATGCGATTGAATCGCCGGAAGAGTTTAAGACCTACATAAATACTTACGCGGACAACAAAGACATTAGACAAATCCTCAAAAGCTTCCTTTCGCATAAAAAGCCCGAAAGAATCATCAAATACGACGAAGGCTGA
- the ttcA gene encoding tRNA 2-thiocytidine(32) synthetase TtcA, with protein sequence MIVEKELAHEDRKLVKRLRKAFWSGMEDFKMIGEGDKVMVCLSGGKDSYTMLDMLLHARTVRGNFDIVAVNLDQKQPGFPEHILPEYLSSLDIEYRIIERDTYSIVKEKVPEGRTTCSLCSRLRRGTLYGLAEEIGATRIALGHHREDIIETFFLNLFFSGKMEAMPPKYRTDDGKHVVIRPLAYCKEADIIRYSELADYPIIPCNLCGSQPNLQRQVIKGMLKTWEEKYPDRTEIMFNALKNVSPTHLLDPNLWDFENLAPKEIVSRNYDDSKMEL encoded by the coding sequence ATGATCGTAGAGAAAGAATTGGCTCACGAGGACAGAAAACTCGTGAAGCGTTTGAGGAAGGCCTTCTGGTCGGGAATGGAAGACTTCAAGATGATTGGCGAAGGCGACAAGGTGATGGTTTGCCTTTCGGGTGGCAAGGACAGTTACACTATGTTGGACATGCTCCTCCACGCCCGGACCGTACGAGGTAACTTTGATATAGTGGCCGTAAACCTTGACCAGAAACAACCTGGCTTTCCGGAACATATCCTGCCCGAATACCTGAGTAGCTTGGATATCGAATACCGCATCATAGAGCGGGACACTTATAGTATTGTAAAGGAAAAAGTACCCGAAGGTCGCACGACTTGCAGTCTTTGCTCTCGTTTGCGTCGGGGAACGCTCTACGGTTTGGCCGAGGAAATAGGAGCTACCCGCATTGCTTTGGGCCACCATCGCGAAGATATTATCGAGACGTTCTTCCTGAACCTGTTCTTTAGCGGGAAAATGGAGGCCATGCCACCAAAATACCGCACCGACGACGGCAAACATGTGGTTATCCGGCCTTTGGCCTACTGCAAAGAAGCGGACATTATCCGTTATTCAGAGTTGGCGGATTACCCGATTATCCCGTGTAATCTTTGCGGTTCGCAACCAAACCTCCAAAGGCAAGTGATCAAAGGCATGCTCAAAACGTGGGAAGAAAAGTATCCTGACCGTACAGAGATCATGTTCAATGCCCTAAAGAACGTATCGCCCACGCATTTGCTGGACCCGAACCTCTGGGATTTCGAGAACTTGGCCCCAAAAGAAATAGTCTCTCGTAACTACGATGATTCCAAAATGGAACTCTGA
- a CDS encoding vWA domain-containing protein, with the protein MSWTESFGITEIVFTSVFVLAYAAFIWRTVDAARKLNAPFYKLAIKLVLRSLYFGLMLVALLGPSFGKIGKEVKATGKDIFFAVDLSGSMNATDVSPSRLKRVKYELKNIVDQFSTDRIGLIIFSSEAFVQCPMTYDRSALYLYIESLNTGLVPDAGTDFGPPLRIALDKMLTEDEPKAAEKSKIIILVSDGEDHGEATASVAGEVKEKGLVLFAMGVGTEKGSRLRSGRRGYILNEFGQPVVSKLDPKSLRELASSTGGKYYEISDKRDDTKKMIADIKKIKGNVRDTTKRDVADNKYYYFLALALFLMAVDALISIRTIKI; encoded by the coding sequence ATGAGCTGGACTGAATCGTTTGGAATTACCGAGATCGTTTTTACGTCGGTTTTTGTCTTGGCCTACGCCGCCTTTATCTGGCGGACGGTAGACGCCGCGCGGAAACTCAATGCGCCTTTTTATAAACTTGCGATCAAACTCGTATTGCGTTCGCTATACTTCGGGCTGATGCTTGTGGCTCTGTTGGGGCCTTCTTTCGGCAAAATAGGCAAAGAGGTCAAGGCCACGGGCAAGGATATCTTTTTCGCCGTAGACCTTTCGGGATCTATGAACGCTACCGATGTGTCACCGTCGCGGTTGAAACGCGTGAAGTACGAGCTAAAGAATATTGTCGATCAATTTTCCACGGACCGTATCGGCCTGATTATTTTCTCTTCCGAGGCTTTTGTGCAGTGCCCCATGACTTACGACAGATCGGCGTTATATCTTTATATAGAAAGCCTTAACACCGGTTTGGTGCCTGATGCGGGAACCGACTTCGGCCCGCCTCTTAGAATCGCGTTGGACAAGATGCTGACCGAAGACGAACCGAAGGCCGCCGAAAAGTCGAAGATCATTATATTGGTCAGCGACGGAGAGGACCACGGCGAGGCGACCGCTTCGGTTGCCGGCGAAGTGAAGGAAAAGGGCTTGGTGCTGTTTGCCATGGGCGTGGGTACGGAAAAAGGAAGCCGTCTGCGTTCCGGCCGACGGGGGTACATTCTGAATGAATTCGGACAACCGGTAGTTTCGAAACTCGATCCGAAATCATTGCGTGAGCTGGCGTCTTCCACAGGCGGGAAATACTACGAGATTAGCGATAAGCGTGACGACACCAAAAAGATGATTGCCGACATCAAGAAGATTAAAGGCAATGTCCGCGACACCACCAAGCGTGACGTGGCCGACAATAAATACTATTATTTCTTGGCCTTGGCTCTGTTCCTGATGGCCGTTGACGCTTTGATAAGTATCAGAACAATCAAGATCTGA
- a CDS encoding diacylglycerol kinase family protein gives MPTKEKILFVVNPVAGTKNKDDFSSWVETHLGSKGLVYEIRYTERRGHAVELVNEALEQKIRYIVAVGGDGTVNEVARGMVNADAAMGVIPMGSGNGLARSLGIPLKISDAIARVSELNERTIDAGYINGEMFLCTAGVGFDAHIGKCFEFAEGRGLSTYVREGLKEFAKYKPLSYRIESDGKSVEREAFALTFANAPQYGNNAYISPNADMSDGLLDMCLVEPFTMVEALVLVTELFTKNIHRNERVRITRVKEVKVLSPESDCFHVDGEYRPLEGGEINVRVSEGALKVLV, from the coding sequence ATGCCGACTAAGGAAAAGATATTGTTTGTCGTAAACCCCGTAGCGGGGACGAAAAACAAAGATGATTTCTCCTCTTGGGTTGAGACGCATCTGGGGAGCAAAGGTCTTGTTTACGAAATCCGTTATACGGAAAGGCGTGGCCACGCCGTTGAATTGGTGAACGAGGCTTTGGAGCAAAAAATCCGTTATATAGTGGCCGTAGGAGGTGACGGAACGGTAAATGAAGTGGCCAGGGGAATGGTAAACGCCGATGCCGCCATGGGCGTAATCCCGATGGGTTCCGGCAACGGCTTGGCCAGAAGCTTGGGTATTCCTTTGAAAATATCCGATGCCATTGCGCGTGTTTCGGAGCTTAACGAGCGGACAATCGACGCCGGCTACATAAATGGCGAAATGTTTCTCTGCACTGCCGGAGTTGGGTTTGACGCCCATATCGGCAAGTGTTTCGAATTTGCCGAAGGGCGTGGTTTGAGTACTTATGTAAGAGAAGGGTTGAAAGAATTCGCGAAATACAAACCATTGTCTTATCGGATAGAATCCGATGGGAAATCGGTGGAGCGGGAAGCGTTTGCGTTGACCTTTGCCAATGCGCCACAGTACGGCAATAACGCTTATATCTCGCCAAACGCCGACATGTCGGACGGTTTGCTTGATATGTGCCTTGTCGAGCCGTTTACGATGGTTGAGGCTCTAGTGTTGGTTACGGAACTGTTTACCAAAAATATTCACAGAAACGAGCGTGTGCGTATCACCCGAGTGAAAGAGGTCAAGGTCCTTTCGCCCGAATCGGATTGCTTTCATGTCGATGGCGAATATAGGCCTTTGGAAGGCGGGGAAATTAACGTTCGCGTGTCGGAAGGTGCGCTGAAAGTGTTGGTTTAA
- a CDS encoding protoporphyrinogen/coproporphyrinogen oxidase → MNHRQDIVSDVLVIGGGISGVLAAYWASKKAGTVTLLDAGQSVGGCVNSPSYNDFWFELGAHTCYNSYTHLLEAVRDANLEKMVMARGKASFKVLDQGKIVSIPSKLSFASLFANLPKLFFTKKDGKTVREFYSAITGKKNYDTLLTAMFNAVILQPADDFPADIFLKRRGSRDKSFPKSMSFKGGIQTLLKAFVDASGVSAHTGVKVVSVDFKDGVYEAKTEDDQVFHASKLVLATPPSITAGLVMDCFPDLAQSLSDIEEFSLKSFGFVVPKEALNWPELAGAVPLSGPYSSVVLRDVFPDEKYRSLTVHTKSASVQAEEAKAWLLKNTGLKESDLLFEIEKRHTVPSLKMGHTDRVNRIDSNLTDSLSVVGNYFYGLSLEDCAQRAKEEVLRLMKGL, encoded by the coding sequence ATGAATCACAGGCAAGATATAGTGTCGGACGTATTGGTTATCGGTGGTGGGATCAGCGGAGTATTGGCCGCTTACTGGGCTTCAAAAAAAGCAGGAACGGTTACGTTGCTGGACGCTGGCCAGAGCGTTGGCGGTTGTGTAAACAGTCCTTCATACAATGATTTCTGGTTCGAACTCGGAGCCCATACCTGTTACAACTCTTACACCCATTTGTTGGAAGCCGTAAGGGACGCCAATCTCGAAAAGATGGTAATGGCCAGAGGCAAAGCTTCGTTCAAGGTTTTGGACCAAGGGAAAATAGTTTCCATTCCATCCAAGCTGTCCTTCGCTTCGTTATTCGCTAATCTTCCAAAGCTCTTTTTTACAAAAAAGGACGGAAAGACGGTTAGGGAATTTTACTCGGCGATAACAGGCAAGAAGAACTACGATACATTACTGACGGCCATGTTCAACGCCGTAATCCTTCAGCCCGCCGACGACTTTCCCGCCGACATCTTCTTGAAGCGTCGCGGAAGCCGTGACAAAAGCTTTCCGAAGAGTATGAGCTTCAAAGGGGGAATCCAGACGCTGTTAAAAGCCTTTGTGGATGCTTCGGGAGTATCCGCCCATACGGGAGTGAAAGTGGTAAGTGTGGATTTTAAAGATGGTGTATACGAAGCCAAAACCGAAGACGACCAAGTTTTCCACGCTTCTAAACTTGTGTTGGCCACACCTCCCTCGATAACGGCGGGTTTGGTGATGGACTGTTTTCCTGATCTAGCCCAAAGTCTTTCCGATATTGAGGAGTTCTCCCTTAAGTCATTCGGCTTCGTTGTTCCGAAAGAGGCCTTGAACTGGCCGGAACTGGCTGGGGCCGTACCCTTGTCGGGGCCGTATTCTTCGGTCGTGTTGCGCGACGTATTTCCTGACGAAAAATACAGGAGTCTTACCGTACACACCAAAAGTGCCAGTGTTCAGGCGGAGGAAGCCAAAGCTTGGCTACTGAAAAATACGGGATTAAAGGAAAGCGATTTGCTCTTCGAAATTGAAAAACGGCACACTGTGCCTTCTCTGAAGATGGGCCACACCGACCGCGTAAACCGAATAGACTCCAACCTGACAGACAGCCTTTCAGTAGTGGGCAATTACTTCTACGGCTTGTCGTTGGAAGACTGTGCCCAGCGGGCCAAGGAAGAGGTACTTCGCCTTATGAAAGGGCTTTAA
- a CDS encoding CYTH domain-containing protein produces MATEIERKFLVNDKFSSALASDSERITQGYLSSAPERSVRIRIKGKNGFLTVKGPVNETGTSRFEWEKVIPVPEALELLDLCEPGAIDKTRFLVPAGPHTYEVDVFHGDNDGLIVAEVELRREDEDFEKPDWLAEEVTGDKRYYNSQLARKPFKDWD; encoded by the coding sequence ATGGCAACGGAAATAGAAAGAAAGTTTTTGGTCAACGATAAGTTCAGCTCGGCTTTGGCTTCAGACTCGGAGCGCATTACGCAAGGCTACCTAAGCTCCGCCCCCGAGCGTAGCGTGAGGATCCGGATTAAAGGCAAGAATGGATTCTTGACTGTAAAAGGTCCAGTAAACGAAACGGGCACCAGTCGCTTTGAGTGGGAAAAAGTAATCCCCGTTCCCGAAGCCTTAGAACTGTTGGACCTGTGCGAACCGGGAGCTATTGACAAGACAAGGTTTTTGGTGCCGGCAGGCCCGCACACTTACGAAGTGGACGTTTTCCACGGCGATAACGACGGCCTGATAGTGGCCGAAGTTGAACTCCGTCGTGAGGACGAAGACTTCGAAAAACCCGACTGGCTGGCTGAGGAAGTCACTGGCGATAAACGTTATTATAACTCGCAATTGGCCCGCAAGCCTTTTAAGGATTGGGATTGA